Within Neomonachus schauinslandi unplaced genomic scaffold, ASM220157v2 HiC_scaffold_2631, whole genome shotgun sequence, the genomic segment TATCCCATTCTTATGAATGACTATGTCCGCATTCTCATGGCTAGAGGGTCCTGGATTGTTGGGACAGTCAACTTCATAGTTCACACAGCTTATGCACTCCCGTTTCCCTTCTGTGGCCCAAGAGccattgatcactttttctgtgaagtcccTGCCATGTTGAAGTTGTCCTGTGTGGACACAACACTCTATGAACGAGGAGTTTATGTAAgtggcttaatttttctccttgtcccttcctccctaatccttgcttcttatgtccaaattctccttactgttcttcaaatgaaatcatcagaagcacagaaaaagtcattttctacctgttccttccacatgattgtggtcacaatgtactatgggccatttattttcacatacatgagaCCCAAATCATACCACACTCCGGGCCAGGACAAATACTTGGCAATATTCTATaccatcctcacacccacactgAACCCTATCATCTACAGATTTAGGAATAAAGATGTtctgaaggcaatgaaaaatatgctcaaagtaactttctccattaaagatagtaataaaaatgcttgaagcATGTGTTTTCTATATCAGTATTCAGTGCTTAGAGATTATCCATTAGtcatatctttagaaagaaaatcaaagtttctatccatcaagagtggaaagtggatttttccaaacctccaatgaaaattaaaaaaaaaagttttacaggtatttgttttataaatgcatACATCCAGAAATGCACTGTTCCCTCccatgaaaaattctaagaacttataaaaattgacttttataatacAATCACATTATATGGGATCTATCCAtataacttttctatttcatgaaacagtaaaattataattccaaggTTACAAGCAGctatcaaaaattcataaaaaaaggggtgcctgggtggctcagtcggttaagcgactgccttcagctcaggtcatgatcctggagtcccaggatcaagtcccacatcgggctccttgctcagcagggagtctgcttctccctctgaccctcccccctctcatgctctctctctctatctcattctctcaaataaataaataaaatctttaaaaaaaaaattcataaaaaaatataggcaaaatgggtgcaggtgttcaagaggtaaaaattctagttatatgatacataagttaaa encodes:
- the LOC123323929 gene encoding olfactory receptor 2AJ1-like, whose translation is MMGHENHSFTSDFILLGRFSSSQSSLAFISFIYIIFIMTITENTIMILLILRDSRLHTPMYFLLSHLSFMDILHISNIVPKMVTDFLSGSRTISFAGCGFQIFLSLTLLGGECLLLAAMSYDHYVAICHPLHYPILMNDYVRILMARGSWIVGTVNFIVHTAYALPFPFCGPRAIDHFFCEVPAMLKLSCVDTTLYERGVYVSGLIFLLVPSSLILASYVQILLTVLQMKSSEAQKKSFSTCSFHMIVVTMYYGPFIFTYMRPKSYHTPGQDKYLAIFYTILTPTLNPIIYRFRNKDVLKAMKNM